In one Nicotiana tomentosiformis chromosome 6, ASM39032v3, whole genome shotgun sequence genomic region, the following are encoded:
- the LOC104105055 gene encoding uncharacterized protein isoform X2, protein MASLFSLRTSSFHNQEIVQSWNLEKSVCKRLCASNIYVKDHDFGSLKYIMLQGYLSASLSQKISMKCITSAALGSAVAEGNPDQNIIEMDPSVASCNKNELEFSRVNCLVWVLHESARSFSVAVQTLELTKNGPELAMAWVGVDVHAWHKSIAYQVAIYALLKAAIEVEVFLSRNRSNNVSSVHEILFPITDFLGERIESQLNMRNTKLVQWFRTLELPRIAGMFIPLFKKWSVDYAGSGVAGNILAISCCTAVRKLGSGRVSCPLFTASIEDALVELMNLSHRLVSVDKLHYLATEAGFEEDFLFHFGRKVLPSNSIEDVEFWIGLVQRKLSNAFHRENVITDEHTFHGKVQENSLATLGLFAYLGRETRLFLSEMGVKDLDEQTKDFLSYLECGSLLMHPEFSTLSEYQLFMEVVANEIGWLDFYAASATKFCDKRRSKQHPIQAEKEIILYTVLTVCYDIIAGFAHYSNSAQQPLDADLLDFLLQSQSLLSGCLEDYWAAYDRTGELQKIAERSASDPAASLIVKGGMSSSIILEVKEKPTELIKMENHQYGSRLNQIQATSSGVMDPLMLVELDCSTAPKTRQNFLTKSTTKLISARYLDGY, encoded by the exons ATGGCTTCCCTATTTTCTCTCCGAACTTCCAGTTTCCACAATCA AGAAATTGTCCAATCAtggaacttagaaaaatctgtgTGTAAGAGACTATGTGCATCAAATATATATGTGAAAGACCACGATTTTGGCAGTCTAAAATACATCATGCTGCAAGGATATCTTTCTGCATCATTGTCCCAGAAGATATCAATGAAATGCATTACTTCAGCAGCTCTAGGATCAGCGGTAGCTGAAGGCAACCCTGATCAAAACATTATTGAAATGGATCCTTCTGTAGCTAGTTGTAACAAGAATGAGCTGGAATTCAGTCGAGTCAATTGTCTTGTGTGGGTGCTGCATGAATCTGCGAGAAGCTTTTCAGTTGCAGTGCAAACCCTTGAATTGACTAAAAATGGGCCTGAGCTTGCAATGGCATGGGTTGGGGTGGATGTGCATGCCTGGCATAAAAGCATTGCGTATCAG GTAGCAATTTATGCTTTGCTCAAAGCAGCAATAGAAGTGGAAGTGTTTCTTTCTCGTAACCGCAGCAACAATGTTTCTTCTGTTCATGAAAT CCTATTCCCAATCACCGACTTTCTTGGGGAGCGCATCGAAAGTCAGTTGAATATGAGGAATACAAAGTTGGTGCAGTGGTTTAGAACACTGGAGCTGCCACGGATAGCGGGAATGTTCATTCCTCTATTCAAGAAATGGTCTGTGGATTATGCAGGAAG TGGTGTTGCAGGAAATATTTTGGCTATAAGTTGTTGCACTGCAGTGAGGAAGTTAGGTTCAGGGAGAGTTTCTTGTCCTCTGTTTACAGCTTCAATTGAAGATGCACTAGTAGAGCTCATGAACTTGTCACATAGACTTGTTTCGGTTGATAAGTTGCACTATTTAGCAACTGAGGCTGGATTTGAAGAAGACTTCTTGTTTCATTTTGGTAGAAAGGTTCTACCAAGTAACAGTATTGAAGATGTAGAATTTTGGATAGGATTGGTTCAAAGAAAACTCAGTAATGCATTCCACAGAGAAAATGTGATTACAGACGAGCATACTTTTCACGGGAAG GTTCAGGAAAATAGTTTAGCTACCCTGGGGCTTTTTGCATATTTGGGAAGAGAGACAAGATTGTTCCTCTCAGAAATGGGTGTAAAGGATCTTGATGAGCAAACTAAAGATTTTCTGAG TTACTTAGAATGCGGTAGCCTTCTTATGCATCCTGAATTCTCCACTCTGTCCGAGTATCAGCTCTTCATGGAG GTAGTAGCGAATGAAATTGGATGGCTCGACTTTTATGCTGCATCTGCTACCAAGTTTTGTGACAAAAGAAGATCCAAACAACAtccaattcaagcagagaaagaAATAATCTTGTACACTGTTTTAACTGTATGCTATGATATTATAGCTGGATTTGCTCACTATAGCAACTCTGCGCAGCAGCCATTAGATGCAGATTTACTGGACTTCTTGCTTCAGAG TCAGAGTCTGCTTTCTGGATGCCTGGAGGACTACTGGGCAGCTTATGATAGAACAGG AGAACTGCAAAAAATTGCTGAAAGAAGTGCATCTGATCCAGCAGCATCTTTGATTGTTAAAGGTGGCATGAGTTCATCCATCATATTGGAAGTGAAGGAGAAGCCAACTGAGTTGATAAAAATGGAAAATCATCAATATGGATCTAGATTGAATCAGATACAG GCCACCAGCTCCGGTGTGATGGACCCTTTGATGTTGGTGGAGTTGGATTGCTCTACTGCACCAAAAACACGtcaaaattttctaacaaaatctaCGACCAAGCTGATATCTGCAA GATATCTGGATGGGTACTGA
- the LOC104105055 gene encoding uncharacterized protein isoform X1: MASLFSLRTSSFHNQEIVQSWNLEKSVCKRLCASNIYVKDHDFGSLKYIMLQGYLSASLSQKISMKCITSAALGSAVAEGNPDQNIIEMDPSVASCNKNELEFSRVNCLVWVLHESARSFSVAVQTLELTKNGPELAMAWVGVDVHAWHKSIAYQVAIYALLKAAIEVEVFLSRNRSNNVSSVHEILFPITDFLGERIESQLNMRNTKLVQWFRTLELPRIAGMFIPLFKKWSVDYAGSGVAGNILAISCCTAVRKLGSGRVSCPLFTASIEDALVELMNLSHRLVSVDKLHYLATEAGFEEDFLFHFGRKVLPSNSIEDVEFWIGLVQRKLSNAFHRENVITDEHTFHGKVQENSLATLGLFAYLGRETRLFLSEMGVKDLDEQTKDFLSYLECGSLLMHPEFSTLSEYQLFMEVVANEIGWLDFYAASATKFCDKRRSKQHPIQAEKEIILYTVLTVCYDIIAGFAHYSNSAQQPLDADLLDFLLQSQSLLSGCLEDYWAAYDRTGELQKIAERSASDPAASLIVKGGMSSSIILEVKEKPTELIKMENHQYGSRLNQIQATSSGVMDPLMLVELDCSTAPKTRQNFLTKSTTKLISASTDIWMGTELLFTDISDALSLLIKQLKGRQLTKREGKKMKRTLGDIANLVPITILMLLPVSAVGHAAMLAAIKKYVPSLIPSPYSSERLDLIKQLKRTKKKKEIQARSSSDDPSFKAVK; encoded by the exons ATGGCTTCCCTATTTTCTCTCCGAACTTCCAGTTTCCACAATCA AGAAATTGTCCAATCAtggaacttagaaaaatctgtgTGTAAGAGACTATGTGCATCAAATATATATGTGAAAGACCACGATTTTGGCAGTCTAAAATACATCATGCTGCAAGGATATCTTTCTGCATCATTGTCCCAGAAGATATCAATGAAATGCATTACTTCAGCAGCTCTAGGATCAGCGGTAGCTGAAGGCAACCCTGATCAAAACATTATTGAAATGGATCCTTCTGTAGCTAGTTGTAACAAGAATGAGCTGGAATTCAGTCGAGTCAATTGTCTTGTGTGGGTGCTGCATGAATCTGCGAGAAGCTTTTCAGTTGCAGTGCAAACCCTTGAATTGACTAAAAATGGGCCTGAGCTTGCAATGGCATGGGTTGGGGTGGATGTGCATGCCTGGCATAAAAGCATTGCGTATCAG GTAGCAATTTATGCTTTGCTCAAAGCAGCAATAGAAGTGGAAGTGTTTCTTTCTCGTAACCGCAGCAACAATGTTTCTTCTGTTCATGAAAT CCTATTCCCAATCACCGACTTTCTTGGGGAGCGCATCGAAAGTCAGTTGAATATGAGGAATACAAAGTTGGTGCAGTGGTTTAGAACACTGGAGCTGCCACGGATAGCGGGAATGTTCATTCCTCTATTCAAGAAATGGTCTGTGGATTATGCAGGAAG TGGTGTTGCAGGAAATATTTTGGCTATAAGTTGTTGCACTGCAGTGAGGAAGTTAGGTTCAGGGAGAGTTTCTTGTCCTCTGTTTACAGCTTCAATTGAAGATGCACTAGTAGAGCTCATGAACTTGTCACATAGACTTGTTTCGGTTGATAAGTTGCACTATTTAGCAACTGAGGCTGGATTTGAAGAAGACTTCTTGTTTCATTTTGGTAGAAAGGTTCTACCAAGTAACAGTATTGAAGATGTAGAATTTTGGATAGGATTGGTTCAAAGAAAACTCAGTAATGCATTCCACAGAGAAAATGTGATTACAGACGAGCATACTTTTCACGGGAAG GTTCAGGAAAATAGTTTAGCTACCCTGGGGCTTTTTGCATATTTGGGAAGAGAGACAAGATTGTTCCTCTCAGAAATGGGTGTAAAGGATCTTGATGAGCAAACTAAAGATTTTCTGAG TTACTTAGAATGCGGTAGCCTTCTTATGCATCCTGAATTCTCCACTCTGTCCGAGTATCAGCTCTTCATGGAG GTAGTAGCGAATGAAATTGGATGGCTCGACTTTTATGCTGCATCTGCTACCAAGTTTTGTGACAAAAGAAGATCCAAACAACAtccaattcaagcagagaaagaAATAATCTTGTACACTGTTTTAACTGTATGCTATGATATTATAGCTGGATTTGCTCACTATAGCAACTCTGCGCAGCAGCCATTAGATGCAGATTTACTGGACTTCTTGCTTCAGAG TCAGAGTCTGCTTTCTGGATGCCTGGAGGACTACTGGGCAGCTTATGATAGAACAGG AGAACTGCAAAAAATTGCTGAAAGAAGTGCATCTGATCCAGCAGCATCTTTGATTGTTAAAGGTGGCATGAGTTCATCCATCATATTGGAAGTGAAGGAGAAGCCAACTGAGTTGATAAAAATGGAAAATCATCAATATGGATCTAGATTGAATCAGATACAG GCCACCAGCTCCGGTGTGATGGACCCTTTGATGTTGGTGGAGTTGGATTGCTCTACTGCACCAAAAACACGtcaaaattttctaacaaaatctaCGACCAAGCTGATATCTGCAAGTACG GATATCTGGATGGGTACTGAATTGCTCTTTACGGACATATCAGATGCTTTGAGCCTACTTATAAAGCAGTTGAAAGGCCGCCAACTAACAAAAAGGGAGGGAAAGAAAATGAAGAGAACGCTGGGTGATATTGCTAACCTTGTGCCCATAACCATCTTAATGCTACTTCCT GTTTCTGCCGTAGGTCATGCAGCCATGCTAGCCGCGATCAAGAAATATGTCCCGAGCTTG ATTCCTTCTCCTTATTCTTCCGAAAGGCTTGATCTAATTAAACAATTAAAGAgaacgaagaagaagaaggaaatcCAAGCCCGGAGCAGCAGTGACGACCCTTCTTTTAAAGCTGTAAAGTGA